The following coding sequences lie in one Arabidopsis thaliana chromosome 3, partial sequence genomic window:
- the PEX19-1 gene encoding peroxin 19-1 (peroxin 19-1 (PEX19-1); CONTAINS InterPro DOMAIN/s: Pex19 protein (InterPro:IPR006708); BEST Arabidopsis thaliana protein match is: peroxin 19-2 (TAIR:AT5G17550.1); Has 637 Blast hits to 625 proteins in 250 species: Archae - 3; Bacteria - 161; Metazoa - 169; Fungi - 149; Plants - 43; Viruses - 0; Other Eukaryotes - 112 (source: NCBI BLink).): MANSHTDDLDELLDSALDDFKDLNLSHQRNQREAQEEEEKKRKEETVLLPSGVQGLGMGLPDMRSKKRGKQKVSKEDHVAEALDKLREQTRETVKGLESISSKQLPASDDDGMVEDFLKQFEDLAGSKDLESIVETMMQQLLSKDILHEPMKELGARYPKWLKENEASLSKEDYKRYSQQYKLIEELNAVYENEPNNSSKIMEIMQKMQECGQPPSDIVKEIDPGFDFASLGQISPEMLESSPNCCIM, encoded by the exons ATGGCGAACAGTCACACCGATGACTTGGACGAGCTTCTCGATA GTGCATTGGATGATTTCAAAGATCTCAATCTTTCTCATCAAAG AAATCAAAGGGAAGCtcaagaggaggaggaaaagaagaggaaagaagagaCGGTTTTATTACCGAGTGGAGTTCAAGGTCTTGGAATGGGATTACCAGAtatgagaagcaagaagagaggaaaacaaaaggtttCCAAAGAGGATCATGTTGCTGAAGCTCTTGATAAGCTTAGGGAACAAACTAGGGAAACTGTCAAAGGATTGGAATCCATTTCTTCTAAGCAGCTGCCtgcttctgatgatgatggaatGGTTGAGGATTTTCTCAAACAATTCGAGGATCTTGCTGGATCTAAG GACTTGGAATCAATAGTCGAGACGATGATGCAACAGCTATTGTCGAAGGATATTCTCCACGAACCAATGAAGGAGCTTGGCGCAAGATATCCGAAATGGCTAAAAGAGAATGAAGCCAGTCTAAGCAAAGAAGACTACAAACGATATTCACAACAGTACAAACTAATAGAAGAACTCAATGCAGTGTACGAGAATGAACCTAACAATTCATCTAAGATAATGGAGATCATGCAAAAGATGCAGGAATGTGGACAACCCCCGAGTGATATAGTTAAAGAGATTGATCCCGGGTTTGATTTCGCAAGTCTTGGCCAAAT ATCCCCAGAGATGCTGGAGTCCTCGCCAAATTGCTGTATCATGTGA
- a CDS encoding TatD related DNase (TatD related DNase; FUNCTIONS IN: endodeoxyribonuclease activity, producing 5'-phosphomonoesters, deoxyribonuclease activity; INVOLVED IN: biological_process unknown; LOCATED IN: endomembrane system; CONTAINS InterPro DOMAIN/s: Deoxyribonuclease, TatD Mg-dependent (InterPro:IPR012278), Deoxyribonuclease, TatD (InterPro:IPR015992), Deoxyribonuclease, TatD-related, conserved site (InterPro:IPR018228), Deoxyribonuclease, TatD-related (InterPro:IPR001130); BEST Arabidopsis thaliana protein match is: TatD related DNase (TAIR:AT5G17570.1); Has 10176 Blast hits to 10176 proteins in 2674 species: Archae - 185; Bacteria - 6995; Metazoa - 308; Fungi - 266; Plants - 100; Viruses - 0; Other Eukaryotes - 2322 (source: NCBI BLink).) yields MKLFDAHCHLQDKRVIDKASQLISAALAVGVTNFAVNGTSEKDWNLVKEMGETYPSVVPCFGLHPWFIADRSPHWFKTLKKFFETTPTAAVGEIGLDKGPLAGGIDYSDQLVVFRPQLELAKELNKPVAVHCIDAFDDLLEIMRSIGPFPAGVILHSFNGSAEVVPKLAELGAYFSFSGWFTYIDEKIAKKTLKSIPSDRLLLETDSPDGLPKSDESSSDPKPTLNEPANILAVLDYVANLSNMKKEELAELSYVNSVRLFSYPGSKLLTDQ; encoded by the exons ATGAAGTTGTTTGATGCTCATTGTCACCTCCAAGACAAGAGGGTCATCGACAAAGCCTCGCAGCTCATATCTGCTGCTTTAGCTGTCGGTGTTACCAATTTCGCAGTCAATGGAACCTCCGAG AAAGATTGGAACTTGGTGAAAGAGATGGGAGAGACGTATCCTTCTGTTGTTCCTTGCTTTGGACTCCATCCTTG GTTTATTGCTGATAGAAGCCCTCATTGGTTTAAAACATTGAAGAAGTTCTTTGAGACCACTCCTACTGCTGCTGTTGGAGAA ATTGGTTTAGACAAAGGTCCCTTAGCAGGAGGAATTGATTACTCAGACCAGCTAGTCGTGTTTCGCCCACAGCTTGAACTTGCAAAAGAACTGAACAAACCAGTAGCAGTTCATTGCATCGATGCATTTGATGATCTCCTAGAGATAATGAG ATCCATAGGGCCTTTTCCTGCTGGGGTGATTCTTCATTCATTCAATGGTTCAGCTGAAGTTGTTCCTAAACTCGCTGAGCTTGGTGCatacttctctttttctggCTGGTTCACTTacattgatgagaaaattgCCAAGAAGACTTTGAAATCG ATTCCTTCCGATAGGCTCTTATTGGAGACGGATTCACCTGACGGGTTACCAAAATCAGATGAGAGTTCTTCGGATCCAAAACCAACTCTCAATGAGCCTGCAAACATTCTTGCT GTACTAGATTATGTTGCGAACCTGTCAAAcatgaagaaggaagagctTGCGGAGTTAAGTTATGTGAATTCTGTGAGGTTGTTTTCTTATCCAGGTTCCAAATTGCTTACAGACCAGTAA
- the CYP89A9 gene encoding cytochrome P450, family 87, subfamily A, polypeptide 9 (''cytochrome P450, family 87, subfamily A, polypeptide 9'' (CYP89A9); FUNCTIONS IN: electron carrier activity, monooxygenase activity, iron ion binding, oxygen binding, heme binding; INVOLVED IN: response to cyclopentenone; LOCATED IN: endomembrane system; EXPRESSED IN: 22 plant structures; EXPRESSED DURING: 13 growth stages; CONTAINS InterPro DOMAIN/s: Cytochrome P450 (InterPro:IPR001128), Cytochrome P450, conserved site (InterPro:IPR017972), Cytochrome P450, E-class, group I (InterPro:IPR002401); BEST Arabidopsis thaliana protein match is: cytochrome P450, family 87, subfamily A, polypeptide 6 (TAIR:AT1G64940.1); Has 30488 Blast hits to 30273 proteins in 1588 species: Archae - 47; Bacteria - 2858; Metazoa - 11557; Fungi - 5907; Plants - 9145; Viruses - 0; Other Eukaryotes - 974 (source: NCBI BLink).), whose protein sequence is MEITTIIFLIISSLTFSIFLKLIFFFSTHKLPPGPPRFPVIGNIIWLKKNNFSDFQGVLRDLASRHGPIITLHVGSKPSIWVTDRSLAHQALVQNGAVFSDRSLALPTTKVITSNQHDIHSSVYGSLWRTLRRNLTSEILQPSRVKAHAPSRKWSLEILVDLFETEQREKGHISDALDHLRHAMFYLLALMCFGEKLRKEEIREIEEAQYQMLISYTKFSVLNIFPSVTKFLLRRKWKEFLELRKSQESVILRYVNARSKETTGDVLCYVDTLLNLEIPTEEKEGGKKRKLSDSEIVSLCSEFLNAATDPTATSMQWIMAIMVKYPEIQRKVYEEMKTVFAGEEEEREEIREEDLGKLSYLKAVILECLRRHPPGHYLSYHKVTHDTVLGGFLIPRQGTINFMVGEMGRDPKIWEDPLTFKPERFLENGEACDFDMTGTREIKMMPFGAGRRMCPGYALSLLHLEYYVANLVWKFEWKCVEGEEVDLSEKQQFITMVMKNPFKANIYPRRK, encoded by the exons ATGGAGATCACCACTATCATATTCCTCATCATATCCTCTCTCACCTTCTCCATCTTCCTtaaactcatcttcttcttctcaactcACAAACTCCCACCGGGACCACCTCGTTTTCCGGTCATCGGAAACATCATCTGGcttaagaaaaacaacttCTCCGATTTCCAAGGCGTTCTCCGTGACTTAGCCTCCCGTCACGGACCAATCATAACACTCCACGTAGGCTCCAAACCTTCCATCTGGGTCACAGACAGATCACTCGCTCACCAAGCCCTTGTCCAAAACGGTGCCGTTTTCTCCGACCGTTCTCTCGCTCTCCCTACCACCAAAGTCATCACCAGCAACCAACACGACATCCACTCCTCCGTCTATGGCTCTCTCTGGAGAACCCTCCGCCGCAACCTCACCTCCGAAATCCTCCAGCCCTCGCGCGTGAAAGCACACGCGCCGTCGAGGAAATGGTCTCTCGAGATTCTCGTGGATCTGTTCGAGACagagcagagagagaaaggacATATCTCCGACGCTTTAGATCATTTACGTCACgctatgttttatttgttggcTCTGATGTGTTTCGGAGAGAAactgagaaaagaagagatcagAGAGATCGAAGAAGCTCAGTACCAAATGCTCATAAGCTACACCAAGTTCAGCGTCCTCAACATCTTCCCAAGCGTAACCAAGTTCTTGCTCCGGCGAAAATGGAAAGAGTTTTTAGAACTAAGGAAATCTCAAGAGAGCGTTATACTTCGATACGTGAACGCAAGAAGCAAAGAAACCACCGGAGATGTTCTCTGTTACGTCGATACGCTGCTGAATCTTGAGATCCCGACGGAGGAGAAAGAAGgagggaagaagaggaaactgAGTGACTCGGAGATCGTGAGTCTGTGTTCGGAGTTTCTTAACGCAGCTACGGATCCAACGGCGACGTCGATGCAGTGGATCATGGCGATCATGGTGAAGTATCCAGAGATACAGAGGAAAGTATACGAGGAAATGAAGACTGTGttcgccggagaagaagaagaaagagaagagatcagAGAAGAGGATTTGGGGAAGTTGAGTTACCTCAAAGCTGTGATCTTGGAGTGTCTAAGAAGACACCCTCCTGGTCATTACTTGTCTTACCATAAGGTCACACACGACACCGTTTTGGGTGGATTTCTCATTCCGCGCCAAG GTACTATAAACTTTATGGTAGGAGAAATGGGCCGGGACCCAAAAATATGGGAAGATCCTCTAACGTTCAAGCCAGAAAGATTTCTAGAGAACGGAGAAGCATGTGATTTTGATATGACGGGAACTCGCGAGATTAAAATGATGCCGTTTGGAGCGGGACGACGGATGTGTCCCGGCTACGCGCTTTCGTTGCTTCACCTGGAATATTATGTGGCCAATTTGGTTTGGAAATTCGAGTGGAAATGTGTGGAAGGTGAAGAAGTTGATCTATCCGAGAAGCAACAGTTCATCACAATGGTCATGAAAAACCCTTTCAAAGCAAATATTTATCCAAGGAGAAAGTGA
- a CDS encoding TatD related DNase, translated as MKLFDAHCHLQDKRVIDKASQLISAALAVGVTNFAVNGTSEKDWNLVKEMGETYPSVVPCFGLHPWFIADRSPHWFKTLKKFFETTPTAAVGEIGLDKGPLAGGIDYSDQLVVFRPQLELAKELNKPVAVHCIDAFDDLLEIMRSIGPFPAGVILHSFNGSAEVVPKLAELGAYFSFSGWFTYIDEKIAKKTLKSVCFFPL; from the exons ATGAAGTTGTTTGATGCTCATTGTCACCTCCAAGACAAGAGGGTCATCGACAAAGCCTCGCAGCTCATATCTGCTGCTTTAGCTGTCGGTGTTACCAATTTCGCAGTCAATGGAACCTCCGAG AAAGATTGGAACTTGGTGAAAGAGATGGGAGAGACGTATCCTTCTGTTGTTCCTTGCTTTGGACTCCATCCTTG GTTTATTGCTGATAGAAGCCCTCATTGGTTTAAAACATTGAAGAAGTTCTTTGAGACCACTCCTACTGCTGCTGTTGGAGAA ATTGGTTTAGACAAAGGTCCCTTAGCAGGAGGAATTGATTACTCAGACCAGCTAGTCGTGTTTCGCCCACAGCTTGAACTTGCAAAAGAACTGAACAAACCAGTAGCAGTTCATTGCATCGATGCATTTGATGATCTCCTAGAGATAATGAG ATCCATAGGGCCTTTTCCTGCTGGGGTGATTCTTCATTCATTCAATGGTTCAGCTGAAGTTGTTCCTAAACTCGCTGAGCTTGGTGCatacttctctttttctggCTGGTTCACTTacattgatgagaaaattgCCAAGAAGACTTTGAAATCGGTTTGCTTTTTTCCTCTGTAA
- the CHAT gene encoding acetyl CoA:(Z)-3-hexen-1-ol acetyltransferase (acetyl CoA:(Z)-3-hexen-1-ol acetyltransferase (CHAT); CONTAINS InterPro DOMAIN/s: Transferase (InterPro:IPR003480); BEST Arabidopsis thaliana protein match is: HXXXD-type acyl-transferase family protein (TAIR:AT5G17540.1); Has 2522 Blast hits to 2511 proteins in 130 species: Archae - 0; Bacteria - 0; Metazoa - 0; Fungi - 44; Plants - 2476; Viruses - 0; Other Eukaryotes - 2 (source: NCBI BLink).), with amino-acid sequence MDHQVSLPQSTTTGLSFKVHRQQRELVTPAKPTPRELKPLSDIDDQQGLRFQIPVIFFYRPNLSSDLDPVQVIKKALADALVYYYPFAGRLRELSNRKLAVDCTGEGVLFIEAEADVALAELEEADALLPPFPFLEELLFDVEGSSDVLNTPLLLVQVTRLKCCGFIFALRFNHTMTDGAGLSLFLKSLCELACGLHAPSVPPVWNRHLLTVSASEARVTHTHREYDDQVGIDVVATGHPLVSRSFFFRAEEISAIRKLLPPDLHNTSFEALSSFLWRCRTIALNPDPNTEMRLTCIINSRSKLRNPPLEPGYYGNVFVIPAAIATARDLIEKPLEFALRLIQETKSSVTEDYVRSVTALMATRGRPMFVASGNYIISDLRHFDLGKIDFGPWGKPVYGGTAKAGIALFPGVSFYVPFKNKKGETGTVVAISLPVRAMETFVAELNGVLNVSKG; translated from the exons ATGGACCATCAAGTGTCTCTGCCACAATCTACCACCACTGGTCTTTCTTTCAAGGTGCATCGCCAGCAGCGGGAGCTAGTCACTCCGGCTAAACCAACGCCACGAGAGCTCAAGCCTCTCTCCGACATAGACGACCAACAAGGACTAAGATTTCAAATTccagttatttttttctatagaCCTAACCTTTCAAGTGATCTTGATCCGGTCCAGGTGATAAAGAAAGCCCTCGCCGATGCGCTGGTTTACTACTATCCGTTCGCTGGTAGGCTCCGGGAACTTTCAAACCGGAAACTCGCGGTGGACTGCACCGGTGAAGGCGTTTTGTTCATCGAGGCTGAAGCTGACGTGGCGCTTGCTGAGCTGGAAGAGGCTGAtgctcttcttcctccattccCTTTCCTAGAAGAGCTTCTCTTTGATGTGGAAGGCTCTAGTGATGTGCTTAACACTCCTCTGCTTCTCGTCCAG GTCACGCGATTGAAATGCTGTGGATTTATCTTCGCACTCCGCTTCAACCATACCATGACCGATGGAGCCGGCCTGTCGCTCTTTCTGAAATCACTATGCGAGTTGGCGTGTGGGCTTCACGCACCCTCGGTTCCACCCGTATGGAACCGACACTTGTTGACTGTGAGTGCTTCGGAGGCGCGTGTGACCCACACACACCGTGAGTACGATGATCAGGTGGGAATCGATGTGGTCGCCACTGGACACCCTTTGGTTAGCCGGTCTTTCTTTTTCAGAGCAGAAGAGATCTCCGCTATAAGGAAACTCCTTCCGCCTGATCTACACAATACCTCATTTGAAGCTTTGTCGTCATTTTTGTGGCGTTGTCGGACTATTGCGTTGAATCCTGACCCCAACACTGAGATGCGTCTAACTTGCATCATCAACTCGCGTTCCAAGCTTAGAAACCCACCGCTAGAGCCTGGTTACTACGGAAATGTGTTTGTCATTCCCGCGGCAATAGCGACAGCAAGAGATCTAATAGAGAAACCGCTTGAGTTTGCTTTGAGGTTGATACAAGAAACGAAGTCAAGTGTAACCGAGGACTACGTCCGTTCAGTGACCGCCCTAATGGCGACTAGAGGCCGGCCTATGTTTGTGGCATCAGGGAACTACATAATATCGGACTTGAGACATTTTGATTTAggaaaaattgattttggaCCGTGGGGTAAGCCAGTGTACGGTGGAACCGCTAAGGCCGGTATCGCGCTTTTCCCGGGAGTGAGCTTCTACGTGCCgtttaagaataaaaaaggtGAGACAGGTACAGTTGTGGCGATTAGCTTGCCGGTACGGGCGATGGAGACGTTCGTAGCAGAGCTAAATGGAGTGCTAAATGTGTCTAAAGGATGA
- a CDS encoding TatD related DNase, translating into MGFMYRRSFLQLMHKSFRSKFLLFLFSVLVCRFIADRSPHWFKTLKKFFETTPTAAVGEIGLDKGPLAGGIDYSDQLVVFRPQLELAKELNKPVAVHCIDAFDDLLEIMRSIGPFPAGVILHSFNGSAEVVPKLAELGAYFSFSGWFTYIDEKIAKKTLKSIPSDRLLLETDSPDGLPKSDESSSDPKPTLNEPANILAVLDYVANLSNMKKEELAELSYVNSVRLFSYPGSKLLTDQ; encoded by the exons ATGGGTTTTATGTACAGACGATCCTTTTTGCAATTGATGCACAAAAGTTTCAGatcaaagtttcttctttttcttttctctgttttggtttgCAGGTTTATTGCTGATAGAAGCCCTCATTGGTTTAAAACATTGAAGAAGTTCTTTGAGACCACTCCTACTGCTGCTGTTGGAGAA ATTGGTTTAGACAAAGGTCCCTTAGCAGGAGGAATTGATTACTCAGACCAGCTAGTCGTGTTTCGCCCACAGCTTGAACTTGCAAAAGAACTGAACAAACCAGTAGCAGTTCATTGCATCGATGCATTTGATGATCTCCTAGAGATAATGAG ATCCATAGGGCCTTTTCCTGCTGGGGTGATTCTTCATTCATTCAATGGTTCAGCTGAAGTTGTTCCTAAACTCGCTGAGCTTGGTGCatacttctctttttctggCTGGTTCACTTacattgatgagaaaattgCCAAGAAGACTTTGAAATCG ATTCCTTCCGATAGGCTCTTATTGGAGACGGATTCACCTGACGGGTTACCAAAATCAGATGAGAGTTCTTCGGATCCAAAACCAACTCTCAATGAGCCTGCAAACATTCTTGCT GTACTAGATTATGTTGCGAACCTGTCAAAcatgaagaaggaagagctTGCGGAGTTAAGTTATGTGAATTCTGTGAGGTTGTTTTCTTATCCAGGTTCCAAATTGCTTACAGACCAGTAA